Proteins co-encoded in one Arachis stenosperma cultivar V10309 chromosome 7, arast.V10309.gnm1.PFL2, whole genome shotgun sequence genomic window:
- the LOC130940342 gene encoding WEB family protein At2g40480: protein MAEETPNLGGETGSGIRKVGLRAEIDTSPPFGSVKEAVTRFGGSGPWLHNSDEEFDIKKVEEQAAKLEKDLIVKELETLDVLEELAATKRIVEGLKQQLQTEALKCSATDNEHVGTPVVVKEMNQENYGTVAGNQEQRLQNPSPGSVSATSSDQFFIELEQAKMNLGKTINDLGLIQSSVESLNKKMKKERLFLERTREKLASKVAAVSAQTRAQEEARSNPSPAPMKTSSTSDNPGNILVSFKPDADQSSRMVETLRSEVSKPLSYEENILSIKTAEMRWFAAKKMEEAARAAEAIALAEIKALSGAEIPSGLVLPERRRVTFALGEHTPLNPEVQIPEESTLKKVVDSRFQFDEINASKLNILKKLEEATEEVLLSKQRLTEALNSVETANRKQHAANEALRKWIPQDDMKGQSMYRSINHNFAYTGCCQDSSLPDVTRSTTANNDRKRVLKSTVSMRDVLSRKQVPEDYTATKEMEEHAARQKVALSQMLQALREDLTLPSNPETDRDHQKHFMAQRKKFGFIQISLGRPSKKRT, encoded by the exons ATGGCTGAGGAGACTCCAAATCTCGGTGGTGAAACCGGTTCTGGAATCAGGAAGGTTGGTTTGAGAGCTGAAATTGATACTTCGCCGCCGTTTGGATCGGTTAAAGAGGCGGTTACTCGTTTTGGAGGAAGCGGACCTTGGCTGCAT AATAGTGATGAGGAGTTTGACATAAAGAAAGTGGAGGAACAAGCAGCCAAGTTGGAGAAGGATTTGATAGTGAAAGAACTCGAAACACTCGATGTGCTCGAAGAACTGGCAGCTACCAAAAGGATTGTGGAGGGGTTAAAGCAGCAGCTACAAACTGAAGCATTGAAGTGTTCTGCAACTGACAATGAACATGTTGGTACCCCTGTTGTTGTTAAGGAGATGAATCAAGAAAATTATGGAACTGTTGCTGGCAATCAAGAACAAAGATTGCAGAATCCAAGCCCTGGCTCTGTCTCTGCTACATCATCTGATCAATTCTTTATCGAGTTGGAACAAGCTAAGATGAACCTTGGCAAAACCATAAATGATCTTGGGTTGATTCAATCTTCTGTTGAGTCTCTgaataagaagatgaagaaggagAGGCTTTTTCTTGAGAGGACGCGTGAGAAGCTAGCATCAAAGGTTGCAGCTGTCTCTGCACAAACGAGGGCACAAGAAGAAGCAAGATCGAATCCATCACCGGCTCCTATGAAAACAAGTTCCACTTCAGATAATCCTGGGAACATTTTGGTGAGTTTCAAACCTGATGCTGATCAAAGCAGTAGAATGGTCGAAACACTAAGATCTGAAGTTTCAAAGCCATTATCATACGAAGAGAACATACTTAGTATTAAGACTGCTGAGATGAGGTGGTTTGCAGCTAAAAAGATGGAAGAAGCTGCGAGGGCAGCCGAAGCTATTGCTCTTGCCGAAATCAAGGCTCTATCTGGTGCTGAGATACCATCTGGACTTGTTCTACCAGAACGTCGGAGAGTGACTTTTGCATTAGGAGAGCACACTCCTCTAAATCCTGAAGTTCAAATACCAGAAGAGTCTACGTTGAAGAAGGTAGTAGATTCGAGATTTCAATTCGATGAAATAAATGCTTCTAAATTGAATATTTTGAAGAAGTTGGAGGAAGCAACAGAAGAAGTTCTGCTTAGCAAACAACGCCTAACTGAGGCTTTAAACAGTGTTGAAACTGCAAACAGAAAGCAGCATGCTGCGAATGAGGCTCTTCGGAAATGGATTCCTCAGGATGATATGAAGGGACAATCAATGTATAGATCTATCAATCACAACTTTGCTTACACAGGATGCTGTCAGGATTCTTCTCTGCCAGATGTGACGAGGTCAACAACAGCGAACAATGACCGAAAACGTGTCCTGAAGTCCACGGTATCAATGCGAGATGTGCTCAGCAGAAAGCAAGTTCCTGAAGATTACACTGCAACAAAGGAGATGGAAGAGCATGCTGCAAGACAGAAGGTAGCATTGAGTCAAATGCTCCAAGCGTTGAGGGAAGATCTTACGCTTCCTTCAAATCCTGAAACAGATAGGGATCATCAAAAGCATTTTATGGCTCAGAGGAAAAAGTTTGGATTCATCCAAATATCATTGGGAAGGCCTAGTAAGAAAAGGACATAA